Proteins found in one Larimichthys crocea isolate SSNF chromosome I, L_crocea_2.0, whole genome shotgun sequence genomic segment:
- the slc10a2 gene encoding ileal sodium/bile acid cotransporter — MIKGQLLSLSLPSSWISEGRRRSWSSLVESLRSFTIFPPVFSQLGIHRLSSSSPITTSTMATTTMPAVCDSLSTVCSGTNCLAPPSNFNAILSLVLSTVLTVMLAMVMFAMGCTVDAKKLLGHLRRPWGIFIGFLCQFGIMPFTAFALSLAFQVLPVQAIVIIIMGCCPGGTGSNIICYWLDGDMDLSISMTACSSIMALGMMPLCLLIYTSIWTSSNTIQIPYDSIGITLVSLLVPIALGIYVKRRWPHIAKKILKIGSIAGFALIIIIAVVGGILYQSSWTIAPSLWIIGTIYPFIGFSLGFILARIAGQPWHRCRTIALETGFQNSQLCSTIVQLSFSPDELEVMFAFPLIYSIFQLVVAVITVGGYQGYKRAFGISSPDRDSEAPSLEGGDNEAKEKDYAVENSAFELDENANSGEKEKSANKNTQL, encoded by the exons ATGATAAAGGGCCAGTTGTTGTCACTGTCGCTACCATCTTCTTGGATAtcagaaggaagaaggagaagctgGAGTAGTCTGGTGGAATCTTTAAGAAGCTTTACAATCTTTCCTCCAGTCTTCTCTCAACTTGGGATCCACCGATTATCCTCTTCTTCTCCCATTACAACGTCCACAATGGCGACAACTACGATGCCCGCTGTCTGCGACTCTCTTTCCACAGTCTGCTCAGGCACAAACTGCCTTGCTCCTCCTAGCAACTTCAATGCAATCCTGAGCCTTGTGTTGAGCACAGTGCTCACCGTAATGCTTGCTATGGTCATGTTCGCCATGGGTTGCACCGTGGATGCCAAGAAGCTGTTGGGCCATCTTAGGAGACCGTGGGGCATCTTCATCGGCTTCCTCTGCCAGTTTGGCATCATGCCTTTCACAGCTTTTGCCTTGTCATTGGCCTTCCAGGTGCTGCCTGTGCAGGCtattgtcatcatcattatgGGCTGCTGTCCTGGAGGCACCGGCTCTAACATTATCTGCTACTGGCTGGATGGAGACATGGACCTAAG TATCAGTATGACAGCCTGTTCCTCCATCATGGCCTTGGGGATGatgcctctctgtctgctcaTTTACACCTCCATCTGGACTTCCAGCAACACCATCCAGATCCCATATGACAGTATTG gtaTCACTCTAGTGTCTCTTCTTGTCCCAATTGCTCTGGGAATTTACGTTAAACGCAGGTGGCCCCACATAGCAAAAAAGATCCTTAAG ATAGGGTCCATTGCAGGCTTTGCTCTTATTATCATCATCGCTGTGGTTGGAGGAATTCTCTACCAGTCCTCCTGGACCATAGCTCCTTCCCTATGGATCATTGGAACAATCTACCCCTTCATTGGTTTCAGCCTGGGGTTCATCCTGGCTCGCATTGCGGGTCAACCCTGGCACAG ATGTCGAACCATCGCATTGGAGACTGGTTTCCAGAATTCCCAGCTGTGCAGCACCATCGTCCAGCTGTCCTTTAGCCCTGATGAGTTGGAGGTCATGTTTGCGTTCCCCCTCATCTACAGCATCTTCCAGCTGGTGGTGGCAGTCATAACTGTGGGAG GATATCAGGGATATAAAAGAGCATTTGGCATCAGTTCACCTGATCGAGACAGTGAGGCTCCATCCTTGGAAGGTGGCGATAATGAAGCAAAAGAGAAGGACTATGCTGTGGAAAATAGTGCCTTTGAGCTTGATGAGAACGCCAACAGcggagagaaggaaaagagcGCGAACAAGAACACCCAGCTGTGA